The DNA region GGCGGAGGCCGTCGACGCGCTGGTGGTCCCGCAGCACCAGGTGTACGGCGACTGGACGCTCGACCTGGGCGGCGGGCGCGAGGTGCTGCTGGCCGACGTGGGCCCCGCACACAGCGGCCACGACCTGGTGGCGGTCGTCCCCGGCTCCCCCGCGATCGTGCTCTGCGGCGACCTGGTCGAGGAGTCCGGCGAACCGCAGGCGGGCCGGGACGCGTTCCCGTCCCGCTGGCCGGCCGCGCTGGACCGGCTGCTGGCGCTGGGCGGCGAGGACGCGGTGTACGTACCGGGGCACGGGGCGGTGGTGGACGCTGCGTTCGTACGGGACCAGCGCGAACAACTGGCCGTACGCTTCGGCGTGTCGTGACCCTCAGGGCCTATCGTCGTCCGATGCGCAGCTACCAGCCGGACCTGACCCCGCCGTGGAAGAAGTCCGCCCCCGTTCCCGAGGTCCCCGCCGAAACCGATCTGGTCGTGGAGGAGGTCTCCACCGGATTCTGCGGTGCGGTGATCCGCTGCGAGAAGACGGCCCAGGGTCCGACGGTGACCCTGGAGGACCGCTTCGGCAAGCACCGGGTGTTCCCGATGGAGCCGCGCGGCTTTCTGCTGGAGGGCCGGGTGATCACCCTCGTACGCCCCTCGGCCGCCGCTCCGGTGCGCCCCGCGCGCACGGCCTCGGGCTCGGTCGCGGTCCCCGGGGCGCGCGCCCGGGTCGCGCGGGCGGGCCGGATCTATGTGGAGGGCCGGCACGACGCGGAGCTGGTCGAACGGGTCTGGGGCGACGACCTGCGGATCGAGGGCGTGGTCGTCGAATACCTGGAGGGTATCGACGACCTCCCCGCCATCGTGCGCGAGTTCTCCCCCGGCCCGGACGCCAGGCTGGGCGTCCTGGTCGACCACCTGGTCCCCGGCTCCAAGGAGTCCCGGATCGCCGCTCAGGTCTCGGACGCGAACGTGCTGGTGGTCGGCCACCCCTACATCGACGTGTGGGAGGCGGTGAAGCCGTCCTCCGCGGGCATCACGGCCTGGCCGGTGGTACCGCGCGGCCAGGACTGGAAGACGGGCGTGTGCCGCGCCCTCGGCTGGCCGGAGAACACCGGCGCGGCCTGGCAGCGCATCCTGTCCACGGTCCACTCGTACCGCGACCTGGAGCCGGACCTGCTGGGTTCGGTGGAGCACCTGATCGACTTCGTGACAGCCCCCGAATAGCCCGCCGACAGCCCTCCGGCGATCGAGGAGCGAAATCAAGCCCCTCCGGCGATCGAGGAGCGGGGGTCCGGGGGCAGAGCCCCCGCCCCCTCAGTCCACCAGATCCCGCACCACCGCATCCGCCAACAACCGCCCCCGCAAGGTGAGCACCGCCCGCCCCCGCTCGTACGGCCCGGACTCCAGGAGCCCGTCCGCCAGCGCACGGCGGGAAGCGGCCAGACCGGCCGGGGCCAGGATGCCGAGCGGGCACCCGTCCTGGAGCCGGAGCTCCAGCAGGATCCGCTCGACCCGCCGGTCCTCCTCGGAGAGGATTTCGCGCCCGGCCCCCGGCGACCGCCCCTCGGCCAGCGCCTGCGCGTACGCACCCGGATGCTTCACGTTCCACCAGCGCACCCCGCCGACGTGGCTGTGCGCCCCGGGCCCGGCGCCCCACCAGTCGGCCCCTCGCCAGTACAGCTCGTTGTGCAGGCACCGGCCCTCCGGCGTACGGGCCCAGTTCGACACCTCGTACCAGGAGAAGCCCGCCGCGGCCATCGCCTCGTCCGCGATCAGATACCGGTCCGCGTGGGCGTCGTCGTCGGTCATCGGGATCTCGCCGCGCCGGATCCGCCGAGCCAGCTGTGTGCCCTCCTCGACGATCAGCGCGTACGCGGACACATGGTCCGGCCCCGCACCGATCGCGGCGTCCAGCGAGGCCCGCCAGTCGTCGTCGGACTCCCCCGGCGTGCCGTAGATCAGGTCGAGGTTGACGTGCTCGAAGCCCGCCTCCCGGGCCTCGGCGACACACGCTTCGGGCCGCCCCGGCGTATGCGTACGGTCCAGGATCTTCAGCACGTGCTGCCGCGCGCTCTGCATCCCGAACGAGATCCGGTTGAAGCCGCCCTCCCGCAGCTCGGCGAGATACGCCGGACCGACGGACTCCGGATTGGCCTCGGTGGTGATCTCGGCGTCGTCCGCGAGCCCGAACTCCTCGCGGATCGCCCCCAGCATCCGGACCAGGTCCGCGGCGGCCAGCAGGGTCGGCGTACCGCCGCCGACGAAGACCGTGCGGACCGGACGCGGATCGTCCCCGAGCACCTTGCGGGCCTGGCGGACCTCGCCGATCAGATGGGTGGCGTAGTTGTCCCGGGAGGCCAGCGCGCCGCCGGAGCCGCGCAGCTCGGTCGCGGTGTAGGTGTTGAAGTCGCAGTAGCCGCAGCGGGTCGCGCAGTACGGCACGTGCAGGTAGAAGCCGAGCGGCCGGTCGGCGGCGCCTTCCAGGGCATGGCGGGGCAGCGCCCCGTCGTCGGGTACGGGTTCACCATCGGGCAGTACGGAAGGCATACCGCCCATTGTCGCGCGCCGCCCGGGATGTCCGAGCCACGCCCGTGATCACGGAAGCCGCCCGCCCCCGACCACGCGTCCTCACCCCGCCTGCAGCACCAGCAGCGCCAGGTCGTCGTCGGGCGGCCGCTCGGCGAATTCGTGCACCGCCCGTTTGATCCGGTCCGCGATCCCGTCGGCCGACAGCCCGGTGCAGCCGGCCAGCGCCAGGGCCAGCCCGTCCCCGTCGTCGAACATCAGCGGCCCGGAACGCCGCTCCGTCACGCCGTCCGTGACGCACAGCAGGCTGTCGCCGGGCGCCAGCTCGAAGCTCTGGCTCTCGTACGCGACGTCGTCGAAGATCCCGAGCAGCATCTGCGGCTCGGCGGCCGGACGCACCTCGCCGTCGGGCCGCAGCAGCAGCGGCAGCGGGTGGCCGCCGCTGGCCAGGGTGCAGCGCACGCCGCCGCCGGGCAGCGGTACGAGTTCTCCGTACAGCAGGGACAGGAAGCGGGACTGCCCGGTGTCCGCCGTCTGCTGGCCGCCCGCGGCGGCCACCATGAGCGCGGCCGCCTCGGCGGCCTCCATCGCGTCGTCGAGGAGCAGCCGGTTGAGCCGGTCCAGGACCTCGCCGACGCCGAAGCCCTCGCGGGCCAGCAGCCGCAGCCAGGGGCGGGCGAGGCCGGTGACGACGGCGGCTTCGGGGCCGCTGCCCTGCACATCGCCGAGCACGAAGCACCAGCGGTCGCCGGGGCACGGGAAGATGTCGTAGAAGTCACCGCCGACGACGCCGTCGTCGCTGGGTTCGTACACCAGCGAGCTGGTGACCCCCGGTATGTCGGCGACCTTGCCGGGCAGCAGCGCTCGCTGCAGGATGCGGCTGATGGTGGCCTGCCGGGTGTAGGCGCGGGCCGCACCGACGGCGAGGCCGACCCGGCGTACGAAGTCCTCGATGAGCGCGGTCACCTCGTCGGGGACGCGGGCGAGGCCCTCCCGGCCGAGGAGCACGGCGCCGAGTGTCCGGCCGCCGGAGGTGATCCGGTAGGCGAGGGCGGACGCGGCGGGCTCGTCGGCCTTCTCGCCGTCCTCCTCGCCCCCGGGCCACGGCATGGAGACGGGCCCGGTGCCGACCCGCTCGGGGAGCCGGATCGGGTCCTGCTCCAGCAGGGTGCGCAGCTGCCCGGTCTCGGCCTCGTCCCGGTGCCAGACACTGGCGAGCCGGGGGACGGCCGAGGGTCCGCCGTTCTCGGGCTCCAGCCAGATCGCGCACCAGTCGGCGAGTCTGGGCACCAGTAACTGTCCGGAGAGCGCCGCCACGATGTCCTCGTCGAGCTGGCCGGCGAGCAGGTCCGAGGCCTCGGCGAGGAACGAGAGCGCGCCGCGGCCGGCCCAGTCCGCGTCGTCGCGCAGCGCGCGCCGGGCGGTGGGGGCGAGCAGCTCGGCGGCGCGCAGTCCCTGCTGGAATTCGGGCTCGGCCGCCGGTTCCGGGAACGGGTTCCAGTCGTCCACGGGGAGCCGGGCCCAGACGGTCTTGAGGCCGGTGCGGTAGGTGATGCCCCAGCGCTCGGCGAGGGTGCCGACGAGCTGGAGCCCGCGACCGTACTCGGCGGGCTCGTCGGGGCCCGCGATGCCGGCCCCCTCCGCCGCTTCGGCCGCGCTTCCGGTCTCCGGGCGGTCGCTGCGCACGGCGCGGGCCGGATGGTGGTCCGAGACCTCCAGCACCAGGGCCGCGGCCTCGTCCTCGGTGGCCTCCTCCAGCCGGGCGAGCAGTTCCACGTTGGTCCCGGCGTGCACGACCGCGTTGGTGACCAGCTCGCTGACGACGACCTCCGCGTCCTCGGCCACGCGCTCGCTGAAGCCCACGGCCGCCGGCAGCCCGAGCCCGGTCCACTCGTCGAGCGCGGCCCGGACGAACCGGCGGGCGGCGGAGGGTGCGAGGAGGTTTCCGGGCAGGGACGTATGGGCGACCGGCCGCGCATCCGCACGGCCTGCGGGAATACCGGGACGCTGAACGATGTCCCGCTGCAAGGGAATGGGCCCCACGGTGCAGCTCCTGACCTGTTCTCGCTCTGTCTGTTCTCGTTGGTGTCTGTCTGTTCTCGTTGGGCGGCGCTGACGACACCGACAGAGTGACAGATGGACCATGCCCATAAGCAGCGAGTTGCCGAAGTTGAGCGGAGAAAATGAGCGGGGAGGAACAGAGGCAGCCGCACCGTGCGACCGGTCCGCGAGGACCTGCTTACGCCTCGCGGGACCCTGCGTACATGTCGTCGATGAGACCCTTGTACGCGCGCTCGACGACCGGCCTCTTCAGCTTGAGACTGGGCGTCAGCTCGCCGTGCTCGATGTCGAGGTCACGGGGCAGCAGCCGGAACTTCTTGATGGTCTGCCAGCGCTGCAGCCCCTCGTTGAGCCGCTTCACATAGCCCTCGATGAGCTCGACGGCCTGCGGGGAGGCCACCACTTCGGCGTACGGCTTCCCGCCCAGGCCGTTCTCGGCGGCCCAGCCGAGGATGGTCGGCTCGTCGAGTGCGATCAGGGCGGTGCAGAAGTTACGGTCCGCGCCGTGCACCAGGATGTTGGAGACGAACGGGCAGACCGCCTTGAACTGCCCCTCGACCTCCGCCGGGGCGATGTACTTTCCGCCGGACGTCTTGATCAGGTCCTTCTTGCGGTCGGTGATCCGGAGATAGCCGTCCACGGACAGCTCGCCGATGTCGCCGGTGTGGAACCAGCCGTCCGACTCCAGCACCTCGGCGGTCTTCTCCGGCTGCCCGTGGTAGCCCTGCATCAGGCCGGGGCCGCGCAGCAGGATCTCGCCGTCGTCCGCGATCCGCACCTCGGTGCCGGGGAGCGGCTTGCCGACGGTGCCGGTGCGGTAGGCCTCGCCCGGGTTGACGAAGGAGGCGGCGCTGGACTCGGTGAGGCCGTAGCCCTCCAGGATGTGGATCCCGGCACCGGCGAAGAAGAAGCCGATGTCGGGGGCGAGCGCGGCGGAGCCGGAGATGCAGGCGCGCAGCCGGCCGCCGAAGGCTTCGCGGATCTTGGCGAAGACGAGGGCGTCGGCGACCTTGTGCTTGGCGCCGAGGGCGAAGGGGACGGAGGCCGTGCCGGTGCGCCGGAAGTTGTCCTGCGCGACCGTGGCGTACTCGCGGGCGACCCCGGCCGCCCACTGGAAGATCTTGTACTTGGCCCCGCCGCCGGCCCGCGCCTTGGCGGCGACGCCGTTGTAGACCTTCTCGAAGATCCGGGGGACGGCGGCCATGTACGTCGGCTGGACCACCGGCAGGTTCTCGATGATCTTGTCAACCCGGCCGTCGATGGCGGTGACGTGGCCGACCTCGATCTGGCCGGAGGTGAGGACCTTGCCGAAGACGTGCGCGAGCGGCAGCCAGAGGTACTGCACGTCCTCCGGAGTGATGAGCCCGGTCGCCACGGTGGCCTTGGCCATGTACGACCAGTTGTCGTGCGGCAGGCGTACGCCCTTGGGGCGGCCGGTGGTGCCCGAGGTGTAGATCAGGGTGGCCAGCTGGTCGGCCGTGATGGCGGCGACCCGCTCCTTGATCGCCTCGGGGTGCTCGGCCAGGTACTCGGCGCCGCGGGCCTCCAGCTCGGCGAGGGTGAGCACCCAGCCCTCGGGGTCGCCCTCGGCGGGGCCGGCGCCCTCGGGGTCGATGACGACGACATGGGCGAGGTCCGGCAGCTCGGCGCGGCGCTCGCGGGCCTTGGCCAGCTGGATGGCGTCCTCGGCGATCAGTACCCGGCTCGCGGAGTCGGAGAGGATGAACGCCGACTCCTCCGCGTTGGTCGACGGGTAGATCGTGGTGGTGGCGGCACCCGCGCACATGACACCGAGGTCGACGAGGATCCATTCCACTCGCGTACTGGCGGCGAGCGCGATCCGCTCCTCCGGCCGCACACCCAGACCGATGAGCCCTGCCGCGACGGCGTAGACCCGCTCGGCGGCCTGTGCCCAGCTCAGGGACTTCCACTCATCGGGTCCCTCGCCGTTGGCCGAGGGGACGGGGTAGCGGTAGGCCTCCCCGTCCGGGGTGGCCGCCACGCGGTCGATGAAGAGGTTCGCCACGGAGGGCGGTCGGTTCTCGATCAAGGTCAGTGTGTCGCTCACGACGTCCTCCGGGCCTGCGGCAGTGCTTCACGACCGGCTGCTGGTTGCTGCTTGTTCCTGCGCGTGTCTGCGTGCTTGATCCTGCGGCGCTTGTTCTGCGGGGCTTGTTCTGCGGGTTGCTCCGCGGGTTGCTCTGCGGCGCTTGTTTAACTGGCGAGTAACTACGAAGCCGTGATCAGGGTAGAGCGCCCGCGTCCGCCGCGTAAGAGGCAACGGGCCGCCGCTTCATAACAAACGGGCCCCTGTGTCGCGAGGTGCTGCGACACAGGGGCCTGTTCGGGCTACCACCGGGTAGGGGCGGACGGAGCCGGACCTGGGGTCACGGCGACGACCGGGGCGGGCTACTTCTTGCCCTTGCTCTCCCCGCCCGACTCGTCCGTGGACAGCACGGCGATGAAGGCCTCCTGCGGCACCTCCACGTTGCCGACCATCTTCATCCGCTTCTTGCCTTCCTTCTGCTTCTCCAGCAGCTTCCGCTTACGGGAGATGTCACCGCCGTAGCACTTGGCGAGGACGTCCTTGCGGATGGCGCGGACGGTCTCACGGGCGATGACCCGGGAGCCGATGGCGGCCTGGATCGGCACCTCGAAGTTCTGCCGCGGGATCAGCTCACGCAGCTTGGCGACCAGCCGGACGCCGTACGCGTACGCCTTGTCCTTGTGCGTGACCGCGGAGAACGCATCGACCTTGTCGCCGTGCAGCAGGATGTCGACCTTGACGAGCTGGGCGGACTGCTCGCCGGTGGGCTCGTAGTCGAGCGAGGCGTAACCCCGCGTCTTGGACTTCAGCTGGTCGAAGAAGTCGAAGACGATCTCGGCGAGCGGCAGGGTGTAGCGGATCTCGACCCGGTCCTCGGAGAGGTAGTCCATGCCGAGCAGGGTGCCGCGCCGGTTCTGGCAGAGCTCCATGATCGCGCCGATGAACTCGCTGGGGGCCAGGACCGTGGCACGCACGACGGGCTCGTGCACCTTGTCGATCTTGCCCTCGGGGAATTCGCTCGGGTTGGTGACGGTGTGCTCGGTGCCGTCCTCCATGTCGACGCGGTAGACCACGTTG from Streptomyces sp. NBC_01591 includes:
- the hemW gene encoding radical SAM family heme chaperone HemW; the protein is MGGMPSVLPDGEPVPDDGALPRHALEGAADRPLGFYLHVPYCATRCGYCDFNTYTATELRGSGGALASRDNYATHLIGEVRQARKVLGDDPRPVRTVFVGGGTPTLLAAADLVRMLGAIREEFGLADDAEITTEANPESVGPAYLAELREGGFNRISFGMQSARQHVLKILDRTHTPGRPEACVAEAREAGFEHVNLDLIYGTPGESDDDWRASLDAAIGAGPDHVSAYALIVEEGTQLARRIRRGEIPMTDDDAHADRYLIADEAMAAAGFSWYEVSNWARTPEGRCLHNELYWRGADWWGAGPGAHSHVGGVRWWNVKHPGAYAQALAEGRSPGAGREILSEEDRRVERILLELRLQDGCPLGILAPAGLAASRRALADGLLESGPYERGRAVLTLRGRLLADAVVRDLVD
- a CDS encoding DUF3097 domain-containing protein — translated: MRSYQPDLTPPWKKSAPVPEVPAETDLVVEEVSTGFCGAVIRCEKTAQGPTVTLEDRFGKHRVFPMEPRGFLLEGRVITLVRPSAAAPVRPARTASGSVAVPGARARVARAGRIYVEGRHDAELVERVWGDDLRIEGVVVEYLEGIDDLPAIVREFSPGPDARLGVLVDHLVPGSKESRIAAQVSDANVLVVGHPYIDVWEAVKPSSAGITAWPVVPRGQDWKTGVCRALGWPENTGAAWQRILSTVHSYRDLEPDLLGSVEHLIDFVTAPE
- a CDS encoding ATP-binding SpoIIE family protein phosphatase, which translates into the protein MQRDIVQRPGIPAGRADARPVAHTSLPGNLLAPSAARRFVRAALDEWTGLGLPAAVGFSERVAEDAEVVVSELVTNAVVHAGTNVELLARLEEATEDEAAALVLEVSDHHPARAVRSDRPETGSAAEAAEGAGIAGPDEPAEYGRGLQLVGTLAERWGITYRTGLKTVWARLPVDDWNPFPEPAAEPEFQQGLRAAELLAPTARRALRDDADWAGRGALSFLAEASDLLAGQLDEDIVAALSGQLLVPRLADWCAIWLEPENGGPSAVPRLASVWHRDEAETGQLRTLLEQDPIRLPERVGTGPVSMPWPGGEEDGEKADEPAASALAYRITSGGRTLGAVLLGREGLARVPDEVTALIEDFVRRVGLAVGAARAYTRQATISRILQRALLPGKVADIPGVTSSLVYEPSDDGVVGGDFYDIFPCPGDRWCFVLGDVQGSGPEAAVVTGLARPWLRLLAREGFGVGEVLDRLNRLLLDDAMEAAEAAALMVAAAGGQQTADTGQSRFLSLLYGELVPLPGGGVRCTLASGGHPLPLLLRPDGEVRPAAEPQMLLGIFDDVAYESQSFELAPGDSLLCVTDGVTERRSGPLMFDDGDGLALALAGCTGLSADGIADRIKRAVHEFAERPPDDDLALLVLQAG
- a CDS encoding AMP-dependent synthetase/ligase; protein product: MSDTLTLIENRPPSVANLFIDRVAATPDGEAYRYPVPSANGEGPDEWKSLSWAQAAERVYAVAAGLIGLGVRPEERIALAASTRVEWILVDLGVMCAGAATTTIYPSTNAEESAFILSDSASRVLIAEDAIQLAKARERRAELPDLAHVVVIDPEGAGPAEGDPEGWVLTLAELEARGAEYLAEHPEAIKERVAAITADQLATLIYTSGTTGRPKGVRLPHDNWSYMAKATVATGLITPEDVQYLWLPLAHVFGKVLTSGQIEVGHVTAIDGRVDKIIENLPVVQPTYMAAVPRIFEKVYNGVAAKARAGGGAKYKIFQWAAGVAREYATVAQDNFRRTGTASVPFALGAKHKVADALVFAKIREAFGGRLRACISGSAALAPDIGFFFAGAGIHILEGYGLTESSAASFVNPGEAYRTGTVGKPLPGTEVRIADDGEILLRGPGLMQGYHGQPEKTAEVLESDGWFHTGDIGELSVDGYLRITDRKKDLIKTSGGKYIAPAEVEGQFKAVCPFVSNILVHGADRNFCTALIALDEPTILGWAAENGLGGKPYAEVVASPQAVELIEGYVKRLNEGLQRWQTIKKFRLLPRDLDIEHGELTPSLKLKRPVVERAYKGLIDDMYAGSREA
- a CDS encoding MBL fold metallo-hydrolase, which gives rise to MDASWEELGWERLGHGVGRRRLPGWDATVALVAGADGVLLFDTGSTLREGAEVRAQAQALLGRRVTHIALSHPHFDHVLGTAAFSGAEVYGAVGMAELLKRGADDLHTSAVRQGVSEHDAAEAVDALVVPQHQVYGDWTLDLGGGREVLLADVGPAHSGHDLVAVVPGSPAIVLCGDLVEESGEPQAGRDAFPSRWPAALDRLLALGGEDAVYVPGHGAVVDAAFVRDQREQLAVRFGVS